In Nocardia higoensis, the DNA window GGCGGGGGTCGCGAAGCGGGCGCAGAAGGGGATTCCCAGCGCCCGGGACCGGATCAACATGCTGCTCGATCCGGGCACCTTCGTGGAGATCGGCGCACTGGTGCGCAAGCCCGGCGATCCGACGGCGCTCTACGGCGACGGCGTGGTCACCGGGCACGGCCTGGTCGACGGCCGGCCGGTCGCGGTGTTCTCCCACGACCAGACCGTCTACGGCGGTTCGGTCGGTGAGATGTTCGGCCGCAAGGTCGCCTACATCATGGAGTACGCCGCGCGCGTCGGCTGCCCGGTCGTCGGCATCAACGACTCCGGCGGCGCGCGCGTGCAGGAGGCCGTGACCTCCCTGGCCTGGTACGCCGAACTGGGGCGCAGGCAGGAGCCGCTGTCGGGCCTGGTGCCACAGATCTCGATGATCCTGGGCAAGTGTGCGGGCGGTGCCGTCTACGCCCCGATCAACACCGACGTGGTGGTGGCGACCGAAGAGGCGTACATGTTCGTCACCGGGCCGAAGGTGATCCGCGAGGTCACCGGCGAGGACGTGAGCCTCGAGGAGCTCGGTGGGGCGCGCAGCCAGGCCGAGTACGGCAATATCCATCACGTCGCCGCCGACGAGAAGGCCGCGTTCCAGTGGGTGCGCGATTATCTGAGCTTCCTGCCGACCAGCTGTCAGGAGCTCGCGCCGATCGTCAATCCCGGTCTGGAACCGGAGATCACCGACACCGACCGCGAACTCGACTCGATCGTGCCGGATTCCGACAACTCGGCCTATGACATGCACGAGATTCTGCTGCGCATCTTCGACGACGGCGACTTCCATGAGGTCGGCTCCAGCGCGGGCCGCAACATCATCACCGGCTTCGCCCGTGTCGACGGCCGCAGCGTCGGCGTGGTCGCCAACCAGCCGATGGTTTCGGCCGGGGCGCTCGACGCCCGCGCATCGGACAAGGCCGCCCACTTCGTGCGCCTGTGCGACGCCTTCGAACTGCCGCTGGTGTTCGTGGTGGATACCCCCGGCTTCCTACCGGGCGTGGAGCAGGAGAAGATCGGCGTCATCAAGCGCGGCGGCCGGTTCCTGTTCTCCTATGTCGAGGCCAGCGTGCCGAAGGTGACGGTGGTGATCCGCAAGTCCTACGGCGGCGGCTATGCCGTCATGGGCTCCAAGCAGCTCGGCGCCGATGTCAACCTGGCCTGGCCGACCGCCCGCATCGCGGTCATGGGCGCGGAGAGCGCGGTCAGTCTCATCGGCGGCAAACAGATCGAAGCCGCGCCGGAGGAACAGCGCGCCGCCGTCCGCAAGCAGATGATCGATTTCTACAACGCGACCGTCGCGACCCCGTGGGTGGCGGCCGAACGCGGCTACATCGACGCCGTGATCGAGCCGTCCACCACCCGGCTGGAGATCCGCCGCGCCCTGCACCTGCTGCGCGACAAAGCAGTGGACAGGAACCCGCGCAAGCACCATCTGCTGCCCTTGTAGGTCGGCCTGTCCCGTCAGCGGGAGCCATATGGCATGCGCGCGCTCGCCCGACAGTGCCGGGCGGTCCTGGCGCTTTCCGACGTGCCGCGAGCGCGTCCGGGCGGGCGGCAGGATCGGCTCCGTGGCCTCTTCGGAACATGAGCGCGGCGGTCTTTACATCCTCGCGACTCTCACGCAGTATTCACTACCAGCACGTGCGAGAAATGGCCG includes these proteins:
- a CDS encoding acyl-CoA carboxylase subunit beta, encoding MSTTAEKLADLRTRLEQAQEPAGEAGVAKRAQKGIPSARDRINMLLDPGTFVEIGALVRKPGDPTALYGDGVVTGHGLVDGRPVAVFSHDQTVYGGSVGEMFGRKVAYIMEYAARVGCPVVGINDSGGARVQEAVTSLAWYAELGRRQEPLSGLVPQISMILGKCAGGAVYAPINTDVVVATEEAYMFVTGPKVIREVTGEDVSLEELGGARSQAEYGNIHHVAADEKAAFQWVRDYLSFLPTSCQELAPIVNPGLEPEITDTDRELDSIVPDSDNSAYDMHEILLRIFDDGDFHEVGSSAGRNIITGFARVDGRSVGVVANQPMVSAGALDARASDKAAHFVRLCDAFELPLVFVVDTPGFLPGVEQEKIGVIKRGGRFLFSYVEASVPKVTVVIRKSYGGGYAVMGSKQLGADVNLAWPTARIAVMGAESAVSLIGGKQIEAAPEEQRAAVRKQMIDFYNATVATPWVAAERGYIDAVIEPSTTRLEIRRALHLLRDKAVDRNPRKHHLLPL